TTAAACTTGGTGACTTTGACGCAGTAAAGACCGGTTTGGACAGGTCACTATGCATTTGTTCAATAATGACAGCTTGTTACTAATATAAAGCAGCAGGCAAAGCCAATAAAGCAGGCGGTAAAATTTCCTTATTTCTTGCACAATTGCAATTCCCTGCTCATACAGTGAAATAACAATAAAACATGCCGCTTTCGGGGAATTTTAGCCGCCGAAAGCATTTAAACCTGAGTATTAAGGTTAGCCAACGGCTTTTAATGAAGGTTAAGCAAGGAGCACACCTTATTACGTCCTTGTGCTTTCGCCTGGTACAGGGCTTTGTCCGCCACGGCAACCACTTTTTTCAGCTCGACATCCAGCTCGCTGTAAGTTACCCCGAAACTGGCGGTCACCGACAGTTGCTGCTCTACATGATCTATCTTCAGGGTCGCCAGCAATATCCTCACTCTTTCAGCCACCGCCTGGGCCAGGGGTAAATTTGCCCCCGGCAGGAGCAAAATAAATTCTTCGCCCCCCCAGCGGCCAACAACATCATGCTCCCGGATACTCTGCTTTAACAAGTCGGACACCTGTTTAATAACCTGATCACCGGCATTATGGCCAAAGTTATCATTGATGCTTTTAAAATGATCTATATCGATCAGAATCACACTTAAGGCATCGCCTGCCTGGATGATTTTTTCATAGCTTTGTTCTATCAGGCTGCGGTTTGCCAGTCCGGTCAGGGCATCCTGATGTAAGGTTTGCAGGAAATGGCGGGCAAAATAGCGGATCAAAAAATGTCCGAGAATAAACAGCAGGACTATAAGGACAAAAACCACCGAAGCATTGATGATAAAGGTGCGGGTGATATCCGCTTTCCGTGATTTCAACGGGGAAAGCAAATACAATTTCCAGTCCAGCAGGTCGATATAGATTTCTGACAGCAGAAACTCTTCATTGTCGATTACGATCAAACTGCTGTTTAAGCTTTCCCCGCGGGCAAGTTGCTTTGCCACCTGCCCGTACCAGCTTAACTCTTGCAGAGACACCAGGCGATTACTGCTGGCCATCAAATCTTCATCAGAAGATAATAAGATCTCGCCTTTATTATTAACAAACATCAGATCATAACCGAACACCTGCTTATGCTCTTTAAACTTTTGCCAGAACTGGCGCAGGCTTTTGCCTATGCCGACAAAGCCA
This genomic window from Thalassomonas viridans contains:
- a CDS encoding sensor domain-containing diguanylate cyclase, which encodes MRLIKSFQRSMFLLFTIAVIALGYGFYLAISHIVVEQSRIHHQSVAPVFSLINEELMYPLHVSQTLAHSKELKALMNAGTIDQAAIAAFLADLEKHLDLSFFAASEKALRQYNSDGSSFELTPGKVEWYFNLRTSPGDFFAQLGQREDVHLFLDLKVYNDDEVFLGFVGIGKSLRQFWQKFKEHKQVFGYDLMFVNNKGEILLSSDEDLMASSNRLVSLQELSWYGQVAKQLARGESLNSSLIVIDNEEFLLSEIYIDLLDWKLYLLSPLKSRKADITRTFIINASVVFVLIVLLFILGHFLIRYFARHFLQTLHQDALTGLANRSLIEQSYEKIIQAGDALSVILIDIDHFKSINDNFGHNAGDQVIKQVSDLLKQSIREHDVVGRWGGEEFILLLPGANLPLAQAVAERVRILLATLKIDHVEQQLSVTASFGVTYSELDVELKKVVAVADKALYQAKAQGRNKVCSLLNLH